In Janibacter sp. CX7, a single genomic region encodes these proteins:
- a CDS encoding HNH endonuclease family protein, protein MRLRATCSVLAATAATSIALAPAATATASPPGIPSTATAISQLDALPVETEGSMTGYDRDEFNHWITVDGCDTRETVLARDGDDVEVGSDCRPTSGDWFSEYDGASFTDGSDLDIDHVVPLAEAWRSGADSWSDQEREDFANDLEGPQLIAVSASSNRSKGDQDPSTWWPTRTTYRCTYAKMWVATKYRWGLALQSAEKTALSDRLASC, encoded by the coding sequence ATGCGCCTGCGCGCCACCTGCTCCGTCCTCGCTGCCACCGCGGCGACCTCGATCGCCCTGGCGCCGGCCGCGACGGCCACCGCATCGCCCCCGGGCATCCCGTCGACGGCCACCGCCATCAGCCAGCTCGACGCCCTGCCCGTCGAGACGGAGGGGTCGATGACCGGCTACGACCGCGACGAGTTCAACCACTGGATCACCGTCGACGGGTGCGACACCCGCGAGACCGTCCTCGCCCGGGACGGCGACGACGTCGAGGTCGGCTCGGACTGCCGGCCCACGTCGGGGGACTGGTTCAGCGAGTACGACGGCGCCTCCTTCACCGACGGCAGCGACCTCGACATCGACCACGTCGTCCCGCTCGCCGAGGCGTGGCGCTCCGGCGCGGACTCGTGGTCGGACCAGGAGCGCGAGGACTTCGCCAACGACCTCGAGGGCCCCCAACTCATCGCCGTCTCGGCCTCCTCCAACCGGTCGAAGGGGGACCAGGACCCCTCGACGTGGTGGCCGACCCGCACGACCTACCGGTGCACCTACGCCAAGATGTGGGTGGCGACGAAGTATCGCTGGGGGCTGGCCCTGCAGTCCGCGGAGAAGACCGCGCTGTCCGACCGGCTCGCGAGCTGCTGA